One stretch of Meriones unguiculatus strain TT.TT164.6M chromosome 7, Bangor_MerUng_6.1, whole genome shotgun sequence DNA includes these proteins:
- the LOC110539734 gene encoding small ribosomal subunit protein eS25-like codes for MPPNEYKKKDARKSHPPPPKKKDKDKDKVNKPGVKAKKKKWSKGKVQDKLNHIVLFDKNTYNKLCKEVSNYKLSTPGVVSERLEIHSSLARAAFQELLSKGLIKLIPKHRTQVIYTRNTGWRCPSCW; via the coding sequence ATGCCTCCCAACGAGTACAAGAAGAAGGATGCCAGAAAGTCACATCCCCCTCCtcccaaaaaaaaagacaaagacaaggaCAAAGTAAATAAGCCTGGTGTCAAGGCCAAAAAGAAGAAGTGGTCTAAAGGTAAAGTTCAGGACAAGCTCAACCACATAGTCCTGTTTGACAAAAACACATACAACAAGTTATGTAAGGAAGTTTCCAACTATAAGCTTAGTACTCCAGGTGTGGTCTCTGAGAGACTGGAGATTCACAGTTCCTTGGCCAGGGCAGCCTTTCAGGAGCTACTTAGTAAAGGACTTATCAAGCTGATTCCAAAGCACAGAACCCAAGTGATTTACACCAGAAACACAGGGTGGAGATGCCCCAGCTGCTGGTGA